Proteins from a single region of Oncorhynchus tshawytscha isolate Ot180627B linkage group LG03, Otsh_v2.0, whole genome shotgun sequence:
- the LOC112244109 gene encoding complement C1r subcomponent: protein MDWTHPFIWLLCVSVCECWRLARSLPALHGVVQSPQFPQPYPAALSQQWDLSVPEGYQLQLSFTHLDIEPSADCYYDSLTVLYDKKVLAKFCGQENSADGHHPGNRPLLSPGNRLTLVLQTDDTNPEPHQHLGFSAHYQAKDIDECSAPDPEDGSGPLCSQICHNTLGSYMCSCRHGYELRPDQRTCVLSCGGGIFDEPEGTLSSPGYPDPSPHGLACQYVISVEPGFIVTLNFTDSFHIEHIGTQNGPSCLYHWLQVSIPDKEPQKLCGVKSPALMPTNSYTVQLDYHTDWAGLSQGWSLHYTTQRVQCASPSSITNGRVTPKFPQYYYRDYIQVRCDPGYKLMMDGREIKSYASMCQKNGQWHLSLPECHIIDCGEPEELLNGGVRFISGSQNQHLSVIQYHCNEPFYSLLGGATVSYTCAADRTWRDNLDTPVIPSCIPVCGQPTMSISGFQRIMGGDNAPDKTIPWQVLLSVDGGRGGAMVIGDRWIMTAAHNLVHQGKLVLKEKVRVFVGDNDAEKLAKLTPLGVASLHPHPEYKNTEGANYNHDIALIKLQQPLTFHAAIMPLCLPPKNATYNIGQIGMVSGFGMKEEEIIANDLRYILLPVVKEDECQDSVNRAKAATPTEKIPVLTDNMFCAGVPEGGKDSCTGDSGGAYVLKDSITKRFWAAGIVSWGVGCGQTGRYGVYTRVAKYISWINKTMEDNK from the exons ATGGACTGGACCCATCCGTTCATCTG gctgctgtgtgtgtctgtgtgtgagtgttggcgGTTGGCCCGGTCCCTGCCAGCCCTACATGGGGTAGTCCAGTCCCCCCAGTTCCCCCAGCCGTACCCTGCTGCCCTGTCACAACAGTGGGACCTCAGTGTACCTGAGGGCTACCAGCTCCAGCTCAGCTTCACTCACCTGGACATCGAGCCGTCAGCCGACTGCTACTACGACTCCCTCACG GTTTTATATGACAAGAAGGTCCTTGCAAAGTTCTGTGGTCAGGAGAATTCTGCTGATGGACATCACCCAGGCAACCGGCCACTCTTGTCTCCAGGCAACAGGCTCACCCTGGTCCTTCAGACAGACGACACGAACCCTGAGCCACACCAGCACCTCGGCTTCTCTGCCCATTATCAGGCCAAAG aCATAGATGAGTGTTCAGCTCCAGACCCTGAGGATGGTTCTGGTCCACTCTGCTCCCAGATCTGCCACAACACCCTGGGCTCTTACATGTGCTCCTGTCGCCATGGCTACGAGCTCCGCCCTGACCAGCGCACCTGTGTCT tgtcCTGTGGTGGGGGTATATTTGATGAACCAGAGGGGACTCTGTCCAGCCCAGGCTACCCTGACCCATCACCCCACGGCCTGGCCTGTCAGTATGTCATCTCTGTGGAGCCTGGGTTCATCGTCACCCTCAACTTCACTGACAGCTTCCACATAGAGCACATAGGCACCCAGAATGGACCCAGCTGCCTCTACCACTGGCTACAG GTGTCCATCCCCGACAAGGAACCCCAGAAGCTGTGTGGAGTGAAGAGTCCTGCACTAATGCCCACTAACTCTTACACTGTCCAGCTAGACTACCACACTGACTGGGCTGGTCTGAGCCAGGGCTGGAGCCTGCACTACACTactcaga GGGTGCAGTGTGCTTCACCCAGTTCTATCACCAATGGAAGAGTCACCCCAAAGTTTCCCCAGTACTATTACAGAGACTACATCCAAGTCCGCTGTGACCCTGGCTACAAACTAATGATG gatggcAGAGAGATCAAAAGCTATGCCTCCATGTGTCAAAAGAATGGACAGTGGCACCTCTCCCTCCCTGAGTGCCACA TAATTGACTGTGGGGAACCTGAAGAATTGTTGAATGGAGGCGTAAGGTTCATATCTGGCTCTCAGAACCAGCACCTCTCCGTCATTCAGTACCACTGCAATGAACCATTCTACTCACTCCTTGGAGGAGCAACTG tGAGCTACACTTGTGCAGCAGATAGAACATGGAGAGACAACCTTGACACCCCTGTCATTCCCTCATGTATCCCAG TCTGTGGTCAGCCCACAATGTCCATCTCAGGCTTTCAGAGGATCATGGGGGGAGACAATGCCCCAGACaaaaccatcccctggcaggtGCTGCTCAGTGTGGACGGAGGCAGAGGAGGGGCCATGGTGATCGGGGACCGCTGGATCATGACTGCAGCTCATAACCTGGTGCATCAGGGCAAACTTGTGTTAAAGGAGAAAGTTCGG GTTTTTGTGGGAgacaatgatgcagaaaaattagcAAAGCTCACCCCTCTTGGAGTcgcctccctccacccccaccctgaatacaaaaacacagaGGGTGCAAACTACAATCATGACATCGCCCTGATAAAACTCCAACAACCACTCACATTCCACGCTGCCATCATGCCATTGTGTCTGCCACCAAAGAACGCTACTTACAACATTGGCCAGATTGG TATGGTGTCAGGCTTTGGCATGAAAGAAGAGGAAATCATTGCCAACGATCTCAGGTACATACTCCTACCAGTAGTGAAAGAGGATGAGTGCCAAGACTCTGTCAACAGAGCAAAAGCAGCAACGCCAACAGAGAAGATCCCTGTTCTGACAGACAACATGTTCTGTGCTGGAGTACCTGAGGGGGGCAAGGACTCCTGTACGGGTGACAGTGGAGGGGCGTACGTCTTGAAGGATAGTATTACTAAACGGTTTTGGGCTGCAGGTATTGTCAGTTGGGGTGTGGGTTGTGGGCAGACTGGTAGATATGGAGTGTACACACGTGTGGCGAAATACATTAGCTGGATCAACAAAACCATGGAGGACAATAAGTAA